From Raphanus sativus cultivar WK10039 unplaced genomic scaffold, ASM80110v3 Scaffold2351, whole genome shotgun sequence:
ATTGATGTTTTATAATGGTTCCCATTTGCGAAAATAAAGAATGGCCCGCGATTTTGTAGGGCTATTATAAGGCCGAGATGATAACCAAATCGATACTATAGATAAGAGAAAAAGGTGAGGTATCACATCATTTTAAGCAAGCGTCTAGGAGATtcgaagaagagaagaaaaaagatgGGTATGGAGAAGCAAATCATCAGACCCGGCACAGGACCCAAACCCGCTCCGGGTCAAACCGTCACCGTCCACTGTACTGGATTCGGTAACCTCTCTACTCATGTAGCTAATATCGAAAATAGATCTACACAATTATCTGCTTAGTGGCTAGAGATATGGATTTAGTTAGGGTTTATGTTCTGTGAAGCTTGATCTGTAATAATCATATACCAGTTTCTTGTATGAGATTCAAACTTTCTATATGTCCCTTGTTTCAGGGAAAGGTGGTGATCTTTCTCAGCAATTCtggaggtaaaaaaaaaagaatcctCTTGGCATTAACACTCTCATACACACACTATCTCGCTTGTAAAATGGATATGGTTCGGTtcttttaaaagtatttttaactTTTGATTTGTATAGTACAAAGGACGCTGGCCAAAAACCTTTCTCCTTCCAGATCGGTAAAGGTGCTGTGATCAAAGGTAAtattttactctgtttttgtggTTTGgatcatatattattattacagtttcttttttttttttttggtaatcttATTACAGTTTCTTTCTTGAAgagtttaattttttgaaatattttttggtcGGTTCAACAGGATGGGATGAAGGCGTTATTGGAATGCAAATTGGAGAGGTTGCTCGATTGCgggtattaaaaaaaaaaaaaaacagatttgattCTTTCTTCGTGTTCCACTCTTTCACAACCTTTGCTATCTATGCTTCGTGAATTATATAAAGCCTTTGTGTGTCTCTCTTGGTGGCATTATTGTCTCtgtgtatatttatttttttgagctTGTAGGACTATTAAGCATTAGTGTGTGGAATAACTTTTTGGTGGTATTTAACATCTCGTGTGTCTGCAGTGCTCACCGGATTACGCATATGGTGCTGGTGGATTTCCGGCGTGGGGAATCTAGCCAAACTCGGTTCTCGACTTTGAAATCGAAGTACTCAGCGTGCAGTGATGATCTATTTCACTCCAGctcaaaaaatagttttcctTAATATTTGTGCATTGAGGTAAAACATAAGTAATATGGAACAGAGgaactattagtttatttttaaatatttctataatgTACTGTCGGAGATGGTTTACATATTTGAAAAAGCCCccaataaaacaatatatctaTTGAAAATATAACCACACATGATTTTGTTAGTGGTGTGATTATTGTGATCATGTAATGTTGGAGATATGATTTTCTGCTCATGAACGTTGGTCGTCCAGTATAAAAATGCGGGATTGAACAAAGATATGTGTTGTATAAGAAGCGTGCTAAGAAGACATATCATCTTTATTGCATTACTCTTATTAAAATTTGGTAAGATCTAAGTGGAAGACTTTCTAACTCAAGTCAAAGCTGCTCAAACACTCTCCCTTCTTTTCCAATACATTATGAATAGTATTTCTTAAATAACAACCTATTATTTTCCAATACCTTCGAGCTGAGAgataataaacaataaaactGGAAAATCTTTTTACACTTAGTGTGGTTCAGCAATAATTACAAAACGGTTTGAAATTACAAATAACACAAGAGCGCAAATGTTTAATCATGCTGCAGTGGTTGGTTTATTATCAAATGGTGAAAAGTTTATCATCAACTGTTACATTAGTTAATAAAGAATGCAATGGTTGACTTAAACAAACATTAACGAAAATTTAAGAGGCCCTCGATACACCAGAAGTAAATTCTTCTACCTTATTATTATCACTAAGACCAATTTTTCGCATGTACAGATGATACGAAACGAAAGGAAAGAGGCCCTTACCAATCTGGTCCCAAAGCGCGAGTTGAAACCTAATTGTTCGGTGAGAAGAAAACATCTTATACTCTCGTTAGACTAAACATATCTACACTCTAGGCAATCAGTTAAATCACATCTCTTCTATATAACGTGGACGACCAAAATAAACTTGGTAAAATACCCTTTTGATTAAACTTATTCATGGAATTAAAATGGACAACGACTTTACGTTCAGCTTCATATGGACAGAAAATCATAACTCTCCTCTTTGAATCCCTTGTTAAATGAAACAATTTTAGGAGTTGTAAGTCTTACTTTTGTTTGTGTTTCAACGATGATTCAGTCTAGAAAAGTACCTTTTTGATTTGGAGAAACGGTACCAAAGAAGATCAATAAGTTcttgagaaaaaaaagttttctcaTTAAATAGCTCTACATTTGCAAATTAAGATATTAGTGGGTTGGGGAGACAGtataaaagaagagaagagaaaaatcAAGACTGTGGTGTGGTGAAGACAGGGGAAAAGTTCAGAGAGTTTGACAATTGGTGGTGGTGAAAACAGACAAGGAAAAAAATTGGAGAGGGAGTCACTTGTTTCATAACAGAAAAAAGCCACAGTAAGTAACGCAAAAAGCTGTAGGACAATAAATTGGATGTGAGTGAGAACAATGATGAAGGGAAATGATAAAGAAACGATGAACCAGAGGACATCTAAGCAAAAATACTGATCGTGTGGACATCGAAGCAGCAAAAGTGCAGAGGAGTGTAGCGCACGGAGATGCGGCTGATATATATTCTGATTGTTTGTATTTCCACACGATCAATcataaaataccaaaaaaaatgtCTCTTGAAGACATAGCTCCTCTGATTCTTTGTTTGATCAGTAATTTTTGATTATATGTCCTCTGGTTCTCTCTTGAAGACATACCTCTTCACGTATcagaaatttttcaaaataccaGAAGACACACTTCATCCTATTATATATAAGTGCAATAATTAAGATTCTGAGAAGACACCAAAGACATACCTTCAATAATTCGTGGATCCGACAGTAATTTATCAAACAATGAATCAGAGGATATTAAAGCAAAAATACGCTTACTGTAGTTGCAGAAACTCCAAGGgacaataaatttaataattagaaAATTGCAGAGTAACAGCACTACCTTAATCTGAATCTGAAATTATCGCTGAAAGAGAGAGGGCTATAGGAACAAAGATCTGCTGCGGCAAAATCAAACTAACGGGTTTGAATGTAAAAGGAGACGAAGAGAGATAAAAGCACAAGGAGAGAATCACCGAAAACTTGAAACAAGTTGgccaaaaaaaagtttgaaaaactttatatatataaacaaataactCATGAAGGAAGATGATGACGTTCCAGTGAAACTCTGAGAGTGAAAAGATACAACTGTTAAGTGAAAAATAATTCTTGCAATTTAGGGGACGCCTCTGAAGAGATAGGAAGAAGACGTCGTTTGCTAAAATGACACGGTGACGTCATTCCCTTcatctaaaacaaaattaagtaCATTGGATGTACTTTTACGATAAACTCCACCATTAGATACTaacttttttttcctataaaaaaatgCCGATGTCACCATACACTGATTGTgggtttgctattatatatagatttagaTAGTTACTTAACTATAGTTTGGATAATTGTCCATTGAAGATATCAGCGAACATATGCAAGTGTTGAAAAGCAATACTCGTTGGTTACTGTATAATAAGATAAGAGGAGCGAATTTCAGAGAtgatttactaaaataaaatgtgGCCCTAGATGTAATTTTTCTGTGATATAGTTGGTTACTTTAAgatatactagatcttgatccgcgctttggaagcgcggaatattttacgatgaaaaatttcactaataacttaacaaatattttgttaacttttaaagaatgtgtatttaaaatatttttgcatttaaatcatgtttttaaattcaacccgattgtgattataccggttaatccggagatctaacaattcaatttagtttttaaaaatattcatattaaaaagtcactaaaacccgagactaaccgattgaactgatggatgatcgatatgtaatctaatttgattgaaattgtaatagtttcataatttgtaatcttataatccaactttaaagtttattattttgtaatttatgaaattatgacgtttctacaaaattttaaagagaaaatgatggatataaaataactaagattaattattgtattgtttggaaacgttgatagtagtatataaaatatattgtttggaaacattgatagtagtataaagaaataagtatgttgtttggaaacatagatagtagtataaagaaaataacaatagtGATTTAacgtaggtttaactataaagtataaaagtgtatttaatttaaaaacttacaaaataaatattaggtccaatagaatgttttcTGTTTTACTAAGATAGATACCAGTTAAATCTCTTTTCACTATCTCTCCCACTATACTCCACTATAAAAGAAAGCTATAATTCCATCTGACCTTAGAAAATTTTCCAGATACATTGTGATTAAGGAGAGTTTTACCTCCTATTTCTGGAACTGGAGACGTGAGATCCTCGCTTATCGAATCCATGGTAGTCATGGTGATATTTACTAATACTTCATCTATCTCTTCCATGTTCGATGACACAAATATTTATGAGATAACTTATAGCAATGGCTATCAATTCCTCATTATCCTGCATTATATTGCTTGAATTATTAGTTAATtgcgtaatttttttttattttgtatatctCTCCTTTGTCAACACAGAAAAAAATTGAGTTAATATCCCTTCTCGTATTCACaacactatatatttttgttttcagaatATTCCATCGTCCAATCATATTTTTCGTGTGGAGAGATTGATAAATCTGTTAATCATATCATTTTTGAATATCTACTAACTTTACAAACTTAGGAATTATTATCTACAGTTCTACACCTTCAAGCCCATCGAGTTTTCCCATTTCCTATGTTTGTactaatttgaaatatttgatCTGGAAACCATATTGAAGACACTGAGttgaatatatacatttatatatagataatcCGGTATCTTTGAAAATTCcgtaatgataaattatttaagaGAATCATCAAAGATCTTTTTGAACTAGTAAGATACACGAAGAGTGAATGTCAAATGTTGTTTAAAGGGAATGGAAAGAACATAAACGATGTCTAATCACTACATCATCCCATGAGAATTGAAGCCTTAATCTTTGATAGCATATGCTT
This genomic window contains:
- the LOC108856304 gene encoding peptidyl-prolyl cis-trans isomerase FKBP12 yields the protein MGMEKQIIRPGTGPKPAPGQTVTVHCTGFGKGGDLSQQFWSTKDAGQKPFSFQIGKGAVIKGWDEGVIGMQIGEVARLRCSPDYAYGAGGFPAWGI